A genomic region of Candidatus Cloacimonadota bacterium contains the following coding sequences:
- a CDS encoding UvrD-helicase domain-containing protein, whose translation MKKQISPKKELDISTNTFITAGAGAGKTTLLTDRFCEILDFFAKKKLSYGIENILVITFTQKAAAEMKRRIFDKISGNTNEEQKYNFKNITLDEKEIILEEFPKNYISTIDAFCSKIVRQHPLKAKIDPNYDILTESESTQIKNEIINKLLKDIAISQNNELKNILQFWDGNKIRLFLKYALNNFYKFKEYSKKLKNKSLSEISQDSLNNNSPENVDSFIAFLKNKSEFFAKYASLKINSPIIDICKNTFNDLKKVTANTLNLEKQSILKRILKELGNKDKYYTFTSSHQLGKKSVWEEAGLLGLYKNIKLQKIAQKLEENFPYKNIKLLHSETDKQASILISNLCPIFEKVAKKSSDWKQINQKFEYEDILQKTIRLLNQKENIRKKLANQFQYILVDEFQDTNYPQWELIKLLSTEKNGQLSKKKIFLVYDEKQSIYRFRGSDITVIQKAKKETKIPKEQIFNISDNYRSNTNLVKCFNFMFKKVFPTKKEFDFEAELQIAESKAENQFPGFVDVALMRKDESATDYENTCIEAQLVGSKIQEYQKFKPEIQMKWLNRLNQLNQLNQLPSSTSSTKKPFFAILVDSRRKFVIYQHILRTIGIDCELIGGTGFFQTQEVYDIFNLLSFLVNSNDEIALVGILRSPLFCFSDNDIFKISHLNGDGFLQKLRNFDKSVPDILNNWRNLCFQMPLDKFLEYIERERFLDYTFLEESSKGQKLANFEKLKSIASRFSKDGKGIYVFLKYLSEEIEVNTREPYSEIPVKSEVVIMTIHQAKGLQFPVVIIPDISHKPKFSLAEPFLIEKINGKIELGVSIYDNFNKGKRTVILNKIKSEIDAQESAERKRLFYVACTRSQSILCFVCQTDGKIKKKNVMDYSAKTWYEYLIDIFDIENLDFPENSQNSPLKISSSVIDKNNLPVLIKTYNIEKKLEKKVISNVKKINYEPPEDRFLQFPKIIKFSVTDIINAGAAAAAVAEAAAVADNTRSIIDSAKLGTAFHYLLQLGILEINPENEDKIKNYLNYLLKVKKPEIYISELNQHLQNVRNSELFNILNQKEKFTILPEFEVRYTNQTKNGIYWELSAKIDLLYQDNQCKWHLIDYKTNNGNSPEAITKFHRYDIQIQFYIYLLKKRFGVKVSSARIYYSYFNKFQNIELTKDEILEDLIKNYIASSFSSLPDFSKEIGKEYIQVKKKTLCQYLPRGKALSGDSVADSYSGNNLVILTPNRSIAREINSMTKRPYIRAFRVQDYLTNLLQGSLPNLIDNKTNHLIQKKIIQENTKISLKNLPGITDSFEQAMEIFYQNDKDLNKTSKLFRTLYNSYNNYLETHNLQNAYDIYYLLFSNSELISKTDFHLLGKFYFDEFPIWGRILDLIRSKAKSFSVIPDSDNLSVEISCCSCINQQDEIIQTAEKVFQLLKKGININEIKIVLTDYKKYFPILENIFPQYGIRYKTAKGKKLKSSPIYTLLDNIFNLLFEPYSFENIFKLFNNSFANCETDISLIDRFVRKNNLASLEGLIKNPNKISDYCAEQNEIDSIHKLANIINSYFVININKKCEPEYFHEKIKNILNYFCIDKYFENDNTQQPFYKENKKSYEIILDLFENLVKTYQRLKISDISVHQLYDDFRDWSGIVEYKLSDEYEGVNILGAWESINHKAKYCFILGMAEEVFPGIVKKNFLIQNLDINKRKLKRNLFIHWQKNYNEITFLYPEKDVDGNQLQKSSFMSTRGRPFGNDIPEIKIDETEKIISRKEYFQDLIRNEERIVFQNNKILERLSKRNIEVKENSLSKFEGKIDGSDLNINHYNASDINLLARCPMRYLFQNILSLTELKRIGVEFERRDWGIFVHKVLESFGKGGGFNKNLQQAFTLMKQKANEQIDAFHYDMNNMFIRKEYEKYVSGLDNNNNYGILRNFLETDFKAFPEFRPIDFEKSFGIDDENFLILDCNGKKIHISGRIDRIDKFKDNKSPTGDKYIIYDYKIGRENTFKLIKENIEFQLPIYYLKSKDEFSDGIVICAFWNLIDGNPSAFLGDISEIDLKSRKRHILIVDKSSIIPVPADAGIIGEGTDKNGIAINNIISAIKELDRKVNSGEFHYTILKRDKAHCDSCGFRKICRYDEKKVGLLKSMKV comes from the coding sequence ATGAAAAAACAAATCTCTCCTAAAAAAGAATTAGATATTTCAACCAATACATTTATTACAGCAGGCGCAGGTGCTGGCAAAACAACTCTGCTTACAGACCGCTTCTGCGAAATTCTGGACTTTTTCGCAAAGAAAAAACTTTCGTATGGTATTGAAAATATTTTAGTAATCACATTTACACAGAAAGCTGCCGCAGAAATGAAACGAAGGATTTTTGATAAAATATCCGGGAATACAAATGAGGAACAGAAATATAATTTCAAAAATATAACCCTGGATGAAAAAGAAATAATACTTGAAGAGTTTCCAAAAAACTATATCTCCACCATAGATGCATTCTGCTCAAAAATTGTGCGTCAACATCCACTTAAAGCTAAAATAGACCCAAATTATGACATTCTTACTGAAAGTGAATCAACCCAAATCAAAAATGAAATAATAAACAAACTTTTAAAAGACATTGCCATTTCTCAAAATAATGAACTCAAAAATATTTTGCAATTCTGGGATGGAAACAAGATTAGATTATTTCTAAAATATGCTCTGAATAATTTTTACAAGTTTAAAGAATATTCTAAAAAACTGAAAAACAAATCTCTATCAGAAATTTCACAGGACTCGTTAAATAACAACTCTCCTGAAAATGTTGATTCCTTTATTGCTTTCCTCAAAAACAAAAGCGAATTCTTTGCAAAATATGCCTCTCTGAAGATAAATTCCCCTATTATAGATATCTGTAAAAATACTTTTAATGATTTAAAAAAAGTTACAGCCAATACTTTAAATTTAGAAAAACAAAGTATTCTTAAAAGAATTTTAAAAGAATTGGGAAATAAGGACAAATATTATACTTTTACAAGTTCTCACCAATTGGGTAAAAAAAGTGTCTGGGAAGAAGCAGGACTTTTAGGTCTATATAAGAATATTAAATTACAGAAAATAGCACAAAAATTAGAGGAAAATTTTCCTTATAAGAACATAAAATTGCTGCATTCTGAAACTGATAAACAGGCAAGTATTCTAATATCAAATCTTTGTCCAATCTTTGAAAAAGTAGCAAAAAAATCGTCAGATTGGAAGCAGATAAATCAAAAATTTGAGTATGAGGACATTCTCCAGAAAACCATCAGATTACTTAACCAAAAAGAAAATATTCGTAAAAAATTGGCTAACCAATTCCAATACATCTTAGTTGATGAATTTCAAGATACAAATTATCCGCAATGGGAATTGATAAAACTTCTTTCAACAGAAAAAAACGGACAATTGAGTAAGAAGAAAATTTTCTTAGTTTATGATGAAAAACAATCCATTTATCGTTTTCGTGGAAGTGATATAACTGTTATTCAAAAAGCAAAAAAAGAAACCAAAATTCCAAAAGAACAAATCTTTAACATCTCTGATAATTACCGCTCAAATACAAATCTTGTTAAATGCTTCAATTTTATGTTTAAAAAAGTATTCCCAACCAAGAAGGAATTTGATTTTGAAGCAGAACTTCAGATTGCAGAATCGAAAGCAGAGAACCAATTCCCGGGATTCGTTGATGTTGCTCTAATGAGAAAAGATGAATCTGCAACCGATTATGAAAATACATGCATAGAAGCTCAGTTAGTAGGAAGCAAAATACAAGAGTATCAAAAATTCAAGCCTGAAATACAAATGAAATGGTTGAATCGGTTAAATCAGTTGAATCAGTTAAACCAGTTGCCCAGTTCAACCAGTTCAACCAAAAAACCTTTCTTTGCTATTTTAGTTGACTCAAGGAGAAAATTTGTTATCTATCAACATATATTAAGGACAATTGGAATTGATTGTGAATTGATTGGGGGAACTGGATTCTTTCAAACCCAGGAAGTCTATGACATATTTAATCTCTTATCCTTTTTAGTTAATTCCAATGATGAGATTGCACTTGTGGGAATACTTCGCTCACCATTATTCTGCTTTTCTGATAATGATATTTTTAAGATTTCTCATCTGAATGGGGATGGATTTTTGCAAAAATTGAGAAACTTTGATAAATCTGTTCCTGATATCTTGAATAACTGGAGGAATCTCTGTTTTCAGATGCCTCTGGATAAATTCTTAGAATACATTGAAAGAGAAAGGTTTCTTGACTATACTTTTTTGGAAGAATCTTCAAAAGGGCAGAAACTCGCAAATTTTGAAAAACTCAAAAGTATTGCTTCAAGATTTTCAAAAGATGGAAAAGGGATTTATGTTTTTCTGAAATATCTTTCAGAAGAGATAGAAGTAAACACACGCGAACCTTATTCAGAAATTCCTGTAAAAAGTGAAGTAGTAATTATGACAATCCATCAAGCAAAAGGGCTTCAGTTCCCAGTTGTGATAATCCCTGATATTTCACACAAGCCAAAGTTTTCACTGGCGGAACCCTTTCTTATTGAAAAGATTAATGGTAAGATTGAACTTGGGGTGAGTATTTATGATAACTTTAATAAAGGAAAACGAACCGTTATTTTAAATAAAATAAAATCTGAAATTGATGCCCAAGAATCAGCAGAAAGAAAGCGACTTTTCTATGTTGCCTGCACTCGCTCACAATCTATACTCTGTTTTGTCTGTCAAACTGATGGAAAAATAAAGAAAAAAAATGTAATGGACTATTCTGCAAAGACCTGGTATGAATATTTGATTGATATCTTTGATATTGAAAATCTGGATTTCCCTGAAAATTCTCAGAACTCACCTTTGAAAATCTCATCTTCTGTAATTGACAAAAATAATCTGCCTGTCTTAATTAAGACTTATAATATTGAAAAAAAATTAGAAAAAAAAGTAATCTCCAATGTAAAAAAAATTAACTATGAGCCCCCAGAAGATAGATTTCTCCAATTTCCTAAAATAATAAAATTTTCTGTAACAGACATTATTAATGCAGGGGCAGCGGCAGCAGCAGTGGCAGAGGCAGCAGCAGTGGCAGACAACACTCGGTCAATAATTGATTCTGCGAAACTTGGCACTGCTTTTCATTATCTTTTACAACTCGGCATTCTTGAAATCAATCCAGAAAATGAAGACAAAATAAAAAACTATTTAAACTACTTATTGAAAGTAAAAAAGCCTGAGATATATATTTCTGAACTAAACCAACATTTACAAAATGTTCGTAATTCTGAACTGTTCAACATTCTTAATCAAAAAGAGAAATTTACAATACTACCTGAATTTGAAGTGCGTTATACCAATCAAACCAAAAATGGAATCTATTGGGAACTCTCTGCAAAGATTGACCTGCTATATCAGGATAACCAGTGCAAATGGCATCTTATTGACTATAAAACCAACAATGGAAATTCGCCAGAAGCAATTACAAAATTCCATAGATATGATATCCAGATTCAGTTTTATATCTACCTTTTGAAAAAAAGATTTGGTGTAAAAGTATCCTCTGCCAGAATTTATTATTCGTATTTTAACAAATTCCAAAACATTGAGCTAACCAAGGATGAAATATTAGAAGATTTAATTAAAAATTATATCGCTTCTTCATTTTCAAGTTTACCTGACTTTTCAAAAGAAATAGGAAAAGAGTATATTCAAGTAAAGAAAAAAACCTTGTGCCAATACTTGCCTCGTGGTAAAGCCTTAAGTGGTGACTCTGTGGCAGATTCATACTCGGGAAACAATCTTGTGATTCTTACTCCTAATCGTAGCATTGCAAGAGAAATAAATTCTATGACCAAAAGACCGTATATCAGAGCTTTTCGTGTGCAGGACTATCTTACTAATCTATTACAGGGTTCGCTTCCAAATCTTATTGATAACAAAACTAACCATTTAATACAAAAGAAAATAATTCAAGAAAATACAAAAATTAGCCTCAAAAATTTGCCGGGCATAACGGATTCTTTTGAGCAAGCAATGGAAATATTTTATCAAAATGACAAAGATTTGAACAAAACATCAAAACTTTTCAGGACTCTTTACAATTCCTATAATAATTATTTAGAAACACACAACCTGCAGAATGCTTATGACATTTACTATTTATTATTTTCAAATTCAGAATTAATATCAAAAACTGATTTTCATTTGTTAGGAAAATTTTATTTTGATGAATTTCCAATATGGGGAAGAATTTTGGACCTTATAAGAAGTAAGGCTAAATCATTCTCAGTAATCCCTGATTCAGATAATCTATCTGTGGAAATATCCTGTTGCAGTTGTATTAACCAACAGGATGAAATCATTCAGACAGCAGAAAAAGTTTTTCAACTGCTAAAAAAAGGAATAAATATAAACGAAATCAAAATCGTTCTTACTGACTACAAAAAATACTTTCCAATTTTAGAAAACATTTTCCCTCAATATGGAATTAGATATAAGACTGCGAAAGGGAAAAAATTGAAATCCAGTCCGATTTACACACTGCTTGACAATATTTTTAACCTTCTGTTTGAGCCTTACTCATTTGAAAATATTTTTAAATTGTTTAACAATTCATTTGCAAATTGCGAGACTGACATATCATTGATTGACCGCTTTGTCAGAAAAAATAATTTAGCAAGTTTGGAAGGCTTAATCAAAAATCCTAACAAAATTTCAGATTATTGTGCTGAGCAGAATGAGATTGATTCAATACATAAACTTGCAAATATAATTAATAGTTACTTTGTAATTAACATAAATAAAAAATGCGAACCTGAATATTTTCATGAAAAAATCAAAAATATACTGAATTACTTTTGTATTGATAAGTATTTTGAAAATGATAATACACAACAACCCTTCTATAAAGAAAATAAAAAATCCTATGAAATAATATTAGACCTATTTGAAAATTTAGTTAAAACTTATCAAAGATTGAAAATCAGTGATATTTCTGTTCATCAACTTTACGATGACTTCCGGGATTGGTCTGGAATTGTAGAATATAAGTTGTCGGATGAATACGAAGGAGTGAATATATTAGGCGCCTGGGAAAGCATAAATCATAAAGCTAAATATTGTTTTATCTTAGGTATGGCTGAAGAAGTATTTCCAGGAATCGTAAAAAAGAATTTCCTCATTCAAAATTTAGATATTAATAAACGAAAACTAAAACGAAATCTATTTATACACTGGCAGAAAAATTATAATGAAATAACTTTTCTATATCCTGAAAAAGATGTAGATGGGAATCAATTGCAAAAATCCTCTTTTATGTCTACCAGAGGCAGACCCTTCGGAAATGATATTCCAGAGATTAAAATTGATGAAACAGAAAAAATTATCAGCAGAAAGGAATATTTTCAGGATTTAATCAGGAATGAAGAAAGAATCGTATTTCAAAATAACAAAATATTAGAGAGGCTATCTAAGAGAAATATTGAGGTCAAAGAAAACTCCCTCTCTAAATTTGAGGGCAAGATAGATGGTTCTGATTTAAATATTAATCATTATAATGCAAGTGATATAAATCTATTGGCACGATGCCCGATGAGATACCTTTTCCAGAATATCCTTTCCCTTACAGAATTAAAAAGAATTGGAGTTGAATTTGAAAGACGAGATTGGGGGATATTTGTTCATAAGGTTCTTGAAAGTTTTGGTAAAGGTGGCGGATTTAACAAAAATCTACAACAAGCATTTACATTAATGAAACAAAAAGCCAACGAACAAATTGATGCTTTCCATTATGATATGAATAATATGTTTATAAGAAAAGAGTATGAAAAATATGTATCAGGGTTGGATAATAACAACAATTATGGCATTTTGCGAAATTTCTTGGAAACCGACTTTAAAGCATTTCCAGAATTCCGACCAATTGATTTTGAAAAATCTTTTGGAATAGATGATGAAAACTTTTTAATTCTTGATTGCAATGGTAAGAAAATTCATATTAGCGGTAGAATTGATAGGATAGATAAATTCAAGGATAATAAATCCCCTACAGGGGATAAATATATCATTTATGATTACAAAATAGGCAGAGAGAATACTTTTAAGCTCATAAAAGAAAATATAGAATTTCAGCTTCCAATCTATTATTTGAAATCCAAAGATGAATTTTCTGATGGTATCGTAATTTGTGCTTTCTGGAATTTAATTGATGGAAACCCATCTGCATTCTTAGGAGATATTTCTGAAATTGATTTAAAAAGTCGGAAAAGACATATATTGATTGTTGATAAATCCTCAATTATCCCTGTCCCCGCGGACGCGGGGATAATTGGGGAGGGGACTGATAAAAATGGAATTGCTATCAATAATATTATTTCTGCAATAAAGGAACTTGATAGAAAGGTAAATTCTGGCGAGTTTCATTATACGATATTAAAGCGTGATAAAGCACATTGCGACTCTTGTGGGTTTAGAAAGATTTGCAGGTATGATGAGAAGAAGGTAGGATTATTGAAAAGTATGAAAGTATAA
- a CDS encoding DUF559 domain-containing protein — protein MKVYYNSKLKELARKLRKNMPLSEVLLWNQLKQKKMKDYDFHRQKPIDNYIVDFFCPKLKLIIEIDGESHIYKGNKDVKRQDRLKSLGFHFLRFKDIDIKRNMKDVLASIENWIEEYEKDRM, from the coding sequence ATGAAAGTATATTACAATTCCAAGCTAAAAGAACTTGCAAGAAAACTTCGTAAAAATATGCCTCTATCAGAAGTTCTTTTATGGAATCAGCTCAAGCAAAAGAAAATGAAAGACTACGATTTTCATCGTCAAAAACCTATTGATAATTATATTGTAGATTTCTTCTGCCCTAAATTGAAATTGATAATAGAAATTGACGGAGAAAGTCATATTTATAAAGGAAATAAAGATGTAAAAAGACAGGATAGATTGAAATCATTAGGATTTCATTTTTTACGGTTTAAAGATATTGATATAAAAAGGAATATGAAAGATGTTTTGGCTTCTATTGAAAATTGGATTGAGGAATATGAAAAAGATAGAATGTAA
- a CDS encoding N-6 DNA methylase, with amino-acid sequence MKENIKKAVSDLINRFHRNKEIYKNPKYNETQLRREFLDPFFSALGWDVENKQGFAEQYKEVVHEDAIKISGATKAPDYSFRIGGMRKFFVEAKKPAVDIKYDIHPSYQLRRYAWSAKLPISILTDFEEFSVYDCRIKPNQNDKASVACIYYQTYDKYLKDLEFINSTFSKEAILKGSFDKYISSTAKKRGTSEVDKEFLKEIERWRDILARNIALRNKNLSIFELNFLVQLTIDRIIFLRIAEDRGVEDYRNLYKLAEKKHIYRNLFHLFKIADDKYNSGIFDFQKDKISPNINIDDKVLKSILMYLYYPESPYEFSVLPADILGNIYEQFLGKTIRLTPSHYAKVEEKPEVRKAGGVYYTPKYIVDYIVKNTVGKKIKGKTPRQISKITICDPACGSGSFLIQAYQYLLNYHLEFYQKDPKKYRDKIIQISEDSYQLTTQEKKRILLNNIYGVDIDPQAVEVTKLSLLLKVLQGENKETLGKTLQLFHERALPNLSNNIKCGNSLIGTDYYDNVDMPLFGNEKMRKINAFDWEKEFPQIFKPQNKKHQHKIPLNKGGKLSEAKQGDVIGFDVVIGNPPYVLLQNMENKTVFEYTYKRYESAIYKIDTYQLFIEHSIKLLKNNGFFGYITPNTYLKNIHSEPLRKFILNTTEIKDILLLHYSVFPSASVDVCISIFKKVKSPSSNNLIIISESKEAFYPEKIRTIKQSTFCQDEHYLFNIALDQEANLLINKIKRGAEKLETYCKAYFGIQTFDRKKYVSNSQIDKTYKPVVDGKNIEKYYLRPYQEFVKFISSAIKSGGNENVYKQKRIGIRQIGTVPIATIIPDNIFALNTIYNIYIKPNIEYSLYYFLGIINSKLIEYYWLKSHFDEKRIFPKIKKKAILSIPIRRIDFSNPSEKKLHDTLVSLVEQMLSAQKQFHSAKIERDKKLFKQKIDILDRKIDKLVYELYGLSKEEIRIVESSE; translated from the coding sequence ATGAAAGAAAACATAAAAAAAGCAGTCTCTGATTTAATTAACCGCTTTCACAGAAATAAAGAAATATACAAAAATCCAAAATATAACGAAACCCAACTCCGCAGAGAATTCCTTGACCCATTCTTTTCTGCACTTGGATGGGATGTGGAAAACAAACAAGGTTTTGCCGAACAATATAAAGAAGTTGTCCACGAAGATGCAATCAAAATCAGCGGAGCAACAAAAGCTCCCGATTACTCGTTCCGTATTGGTGGAATGCGTAAATTCTTTGTTGAAGCAAAAAAACCTGCCGTTGATATAAAATATGACATACATCCCTCATATCAATTGCGACGATATGCATGGAGTGCTAAACTGCCAATTTCTATTCTTACAGACTTTGAAGAATTCTCGGTTTATGATTGCAGAATAAAACCAAATCAGAATGATAAAGCAAGTGTTGCGTGTATCTATTACCAAACCTATGATAAGTATTTGAAGGATTTGGAGTTTATCAATAGTACCTTTTCCAAAGAAGCAATTCTAAAAGGAAGTTTTGACAAATACATTTCTTCTACAGCAAAAAAGAGAGGAACTTCTGAAGTTGACAAAGAATTTCTCAAAGAGATTGAAAGATGGCGTGATATACTTGCTCGTAATATCGCTTTGAGAAATAAAAACCTATCTATCTTTGAATTAAATTTCCTCGTTCAACTCACAATTGATAGAATTATTTTCTTAAGAATCGCTGAAGATAGAGGAGTTGAAGATTATCGCAATTTATACAAACTTGCCGAGAAAAAGCATATTTACAGAAATCTCTTTCATCTATTTAAAATTGCAGATGATAAATATAATAGTGGAATCTTTGATTTTCAGAAAGATAAAATTTCTCCCAATATCAATATTGATGACAAGGTCTTAAAATCCATTTTAATGTATCTTTATTATCCAGAAAGTCCGTATGAATTTTCTGTTCTACCCGCAGATATTCTTGGAAATATTTATGAGCAATTTCTTGGCAAAACTATACGGCTTACACCTTCACATTATGCAAAAGTTGAGGAAAAGCCAGAGGTTCGCAAAGCTGGGGGCGTTTATTATACACCAAAATACATTGTTGATTACATCGTGAAAAATACGGTTGGCAAAAAAATAAAAGGCAAGACACCACGACAAATCTCTAAAATTACAATCTGTGACCCTGCCTGTGGTTCTGGTAGTTTTCTTATCCAAGCATATCAATATCTGCTAAATTATCATTTAGAATTTTATCAAAAAGACCCGAAAAAATATAGAGATAAAATTATCCAAATTTCTGAGGATAGTTACCAATTGACAACACAAGAGAAAAAACGAATTCTACTGAACAATATTTATGGCGTGGACATTGACCCACAAGCAGTTGAAGTAACAAAATTATCTTTACTTCTAAAAGTTCTTCAAGGTGAGAATAAAGAAACTCTTGGTAAGACACTTCAATTATTTCACGAAAGAGCATTACCGAATTTGAGCAATAATATAAAATGCGGAAATAGTTTGATTGGCACTGATTATTACGATAATGTTGATATGCCCCTGTTTGGAAATGAAAAGATGAGAAAGATAAATGCTTTTGATTGGGAAAAGGAATTTCCACAAATATTCAAACCACAAAATAAAAAGCACCAGCACAAAATCCCCCTTAATAAAGGGGGAAAGTTGAGCGAAGCGAAACAGGGGGATGTTATCGGTTTTGATGTAGTGATTGGGAATCCACCTTATGTGTTATTGCAAAACATGGAAAATAAAACGGTTTTTGAATATACTTATAAGAGATATGAAAGTGCAATTTACAAAATAGATACCTATCAACTTTTTATTGAACATTCAATAAAATTATTAAAGAATAATGGATTTTTCGGTTACATAACACCTAATACCTACTTAAAAAATATACATTCTGAACCTTTGAGAAAATTTATTCTAAACACTACCGAAATCAAAGATATTCTTTTATTACATTATTCTGTTTTTCCATCAGCAAGTGTGGATGTATGCATTAGTATATTTAAAAAAGTAAAGAGTCCCTCTTCTAATAATTTAATTATTATTTCTGAGTCAAAAGAAGCATTTTATCCTGAAAAAATAAGAACAATTAAACAATCTACTTTTTGCCAAGATGAACATTATTTATTCAACATTGCTTTAGATCAAGAAGCAAATTTATTAATTAACAAAATTAAAAGAGGTGCTGAAAAATTAGAAACTTATTGTAAAGCATATTTTGGAATACAAACTTTTGATAGAAAAAAATATGTTTCAAATTCACAGATTGATAAAACTTATAAACCTGTTGTTGACGGTAAAAATATTGAGAAGTATTATTTAAGACCTTATCAAGAATTTGTAAAATTTATTTCAAGTGCGATTAAAAGCGGTGGAAACGAAAATGTATATAAACAAAAAAGAATCGGAATTAGACAAATAGGAACTGTACCAATTGCAACTATTATTCCTGATAATATTTTTGCACTAAATACAATTTATAACATTTATATAAAACCAAATATTGAATATTCCCTTTATTACTTTTTGGGAATTATTAATTCAAAATTAATAGAATATTACTGGTTAAAAAGCCATTTTGATGAGAAGAGAATTTTTCCAAAAATAAAAAAGAAAGCTATCCTTTCTATACCTATAAGAAGAATTGATTTTTCCAATCCATCAGAAAAGAAACTTCATGACACACTTGTTTCCCTTGTTGAACAGATGCTTTCTGCACAAAAGCAATTTCATTCAGCAAAGATAGAAAGAGACAAAAAGCTCTTCAAACAAAAGATAGATATTTTGGACAGGAAGATTGATAAGTTGGTTTATGAATTGTATGGATTGAGTAAGGAAGAGATAAGGATTGTGGAAAGCAGTGAATAA